Below is a genomic region from Osmerus mordax isolate fOsmMor3 chromosome 22, fOsmMor3.pri, whole genome shotgun sequence.
TAACTGAAACGAACAGTTCTAATTATGTAAACGACGTGTGCACTTTTCAGTACACGGGATTCATATCTGCTTCGAAATCATGGATACATATGCAAATACCCGAAAGACGACGTGTATTAGCTGTAGCTAGCCTCATTCCATATTGGACCTATTGAAACCCATTGATAGCTAGCCAACCAGGCTAAGTGTCTACAAGGAAACTAGCTAACCGGCTGTTGACCACCATGCCATATTTAATGAAATGTCATCAGACGTGAACTACTAATGTGCTAGGTAGTACTATACAGTAgctagcaacaacaacaaaccattCTGACCGGGGTCAAACTGTCCATAGTAGGCTTTCGCTTACCTTCACCGGATAGAGCTACTAGCGCAGCATCATCATCAAATTTATCCATCTCCTCGTCTTCATCCTCTTTTAAAAGAGTATCTTCATCCTCGTCTCCAGATTTATCCATCTCGACTCccgcatcctcctcctcccccgccatATCATCGTCGAGGTTGGCGCATTCCCCCGGAGCCGAGCCGTACTCGCCCCcgtccccctcttcttcctcctcggcCTCCATACTCTCTCCGACTAGGTCTTCATCCAGGTCCTCCTCGTCGCCCATGTCATTCAGGCCAACCGCCCCGTCACCCTGACCGCCCTCTGCGCCATTCTCATCGGTTTCGGTGTCAGGGAAAGCACCGCCGGCTTGAGTCTCCTCATCTAACGCGGCCTGCAGACGGTCCATCAATTCGGCCTTGAGCCCCTTGTCAGAGAGCTGTCGCCTTTTCAGCTCATCTTTCAGCTCGTTTACCTTTAACTTTTTAACGTTGATAAAGCTCATTGTGTTATTGATAAAAATCCACAATGAATACAGATAAAATACTACAAAACGTTTCTGCGAAAAGACAAAAGCCGGAACGATGGCCGACGCGATTTGGCGATAGAAATGGATAGCAGTCGGCTACAAGAATTTACACTGCGCCAAGCACGCTCCCTTCCAAGTCCCCACACAACAGACATCTGCGCCTGAGAGCATGCCAGTAGGACGATATACCCCTACCGTAATTAACATACTAAACCTGCAACAAATAACATATTCTTTTATTCGATATTTTGCTTtaacataacaacaacaaatactTTACGATGGAACGAAACTGTTCAGTACAGTTTTAGTTGTTTATGTTTTTAATCAGGATAAGGAAAAATATAAGAGCATTATTATTCTCTGCCAATCAAATGCTGCCCTCGGTCTCCTGGCAACGGTAACTAAATACAAAAAACATGGCGGACGATAAGGATAGTGCAGGTAAGAAAATggaaaaaaacatttctgtTTAGAAAATAGTCAAGAAATCACATTGCTACGCTGAAATCACATCGCTACGCTGACAAATAACTAGCTATTTCCGTCTGTGTGGTTTTAGAGGCCATTGTGTCGGATGTCCACAAAAAGATCAGTGAAGCTTTTGATGTGTTTGACCACGGGTTTAACAAAACAGTTGACGTCCGGTAAGCAGAAACACCAAtgcatgtgcctgtgtgattatgtgtgtgagagagagagataaagagagagagacataaagagagagagagagagagagaaagaaagaaagaaagaaaaagtgacAGAGATTTTGTGTGTCCATGTAGGCTATAAAAGTTTGGAGTCAGGAAACCTTTCTGCCTCTGACTCATAATGCCTCATCCTGCAgagcaggggcgtcgttagacccttttttacTGGGGCCGTACCGTGCCCCAGTatgaatctgctgtgccccagtaaaatcaaaagtttgagtttCAACAATTTAcattattagtcagtgcattaatttagatggataatcccggaaaaaatcaacgcagtatcccaatcaacgctcaTATCATGTTGCGCTCAGAAGAtgatattattatatcaacACTGGCTACGCTGGCTACACTATTcaactgaactgttgtatagtggggtTAAGCAAGgtgagtttctatagcctagtagtgcattgtgcgaagcaagcttggaagaaaaaaaagggatatgaatacgggcctgtgccccaggatagttttatgtctaacaacgcccctgctaCAGAGAGATCGGCACCATTATCCGGTCCCTAGGCTGTTTCCCCACCGAGGGAGAGTTACATGACGTCATTGCAGAGGTGAGAGAAGCACACCATTACCTCTTTACAGAGATGGTACAgtccacacatccttcactcaagtagaagtacagatattcatgtttaaaaagactggtaaaagtgGTAAAAAAACGTTtacactcaagttaaagtatggGCGCTGACATATAGGCCTACCTGTTGTAGGGCTAGTTTCGCAGACCCAGATTAAGCCTAGCCTAGGACATTTATTAAAgcagagcacacacaaacatcaatgatgcaaatgtCTTTTTTAtaaaccttttttcaaaaatatttttttccatcttttttcacacacaatcTGAAAAATAGAAATTGTAGcgttttcaaactttcttttGGTGAAGCTTTTTAGGGGAAAGTAGTTGTGTTTTATATCAACCTATGTcacagatagaggaggaggagccaacAGGATATGTCCGCTTTGAGAAGTTTCTCCCTACCATGACCAAGGTACTGATGGAGCGAAGGTAAGTccacctgtgggtgtgtgtgtgtgtgtgtgcatatgcaagTTGATTAATGTCACATTTACCTTCTGTGTTAAGATCATATTCATGTatcggtgcgtgtgtgtgtgtggggtgtgtgtgtgtttgggggggggtgtgtgggtgtgtgtgtgtgtgtgtgtgggggggggggtgtttgtgtgtgtgtgtgtgtgggggggggtgtttgtgtgtgtgtgtgtgtgtgtgggggggggggggtgcaggttcCGACCCATTCCAGAGGACCTGTTGCTTCAAGCCTTTGAGGTGATTATATCCCGACATGTTGAGTGATCCACATCTGTAACAACACTGATTTTAATTGGTTCAGGCGATTTGGATTGGTTCAACATAAAATACCACGGGGCAAGACAATTTTTTCCAGTTCCAGACCAGTTCTGCAGGATCCTCTGTAGACCATTGATTTGTTCAAACTTGGATAGCGTCTTAAGTTGTAATTGACCTACAGTTGATGAGATGCTCAACTTACGccccaccccccttcaccccccttcaccccccttcacccccccccttgTCGGCCTGATTCGTCCACAGGTTCTGGATCAGCAGAAAAACGGCTACTTGGAACCAGAGAAACTCACCAAGTACATGACTCAGGAAGGTATATTAGAACCTAGAACCATACGTCCTGCAGTGTCTTTCCGGATCTTGAACAGCCAGAATCGAAAAATCTAAATGGTCTGAAACTTGCAGAGTTGAATGGTtataacctctctctttcttccttcctctctctctctctctctctctctctctctctctctctctctctctctctctctctctctctctctctctctctctctctctctctctccctttctctctctctctctctctctctctctgtctctctctctctctgtctctctctctgtctctctctgtcactctgttactctctctgtctctctctgtctctctcactgtctctctcactgtctctctctgtctctctatctgtctctttctctgtctctctctgtctctctatctgtctctctatctgtctctctctctgtctctctctgtctctctctgtctctctctctgtctctctctgtctctctctctctgtctctctgtctgttctgttctgttcaaagggctttattgacatgaaaacaacaattgttcatattgccaaagcaacggtagaATTACAGAGATATTAATCAATgtatatgtctctctgtctctctctctctctgtctctctctgtctctctatctgtctctctgtgtgtgtgtgtgtgtgtctctctctctctctctctctctgtgtgtctctctctctctctctgtgtctctctctctctctctctctctctctctctctctctctctgtgtctctctctctctctctctctctctgtgtctctctctctctctctccgtccaggGGAGCCCTTCACCCAGGAGGAGATGGACGAGATGCTGTCGGCAGCTCGAGACCCAGACAAGGACGTGGTCTTCTACAAGGACTTTGTTAGCATGATGACCGTGGATGacaacagatagagacagaggtcCACCTACCTCCatcctgctgtcacacacacacacatacacacacacacacacacacacagttcacctCATGTCAGTTTTTGTTACAGTATATAAACCAGCTCATAGTACCACACAATTAAACCCTAAATAAAGCAACTAAAaagatatatgtgtgtgtttgtgactcgTTTGTAAATGAATATGTGTTATCCCATTGACGAATACTGTCTGTGTAAACCTTCCACGTCCGTTTTGTTCCCACGTCGTAACCGGTGTGAGGCGACAGGTGGCGCTATGTATCTACTGAACAATCGGCCCAATGTCAGCGCTCGTTCACTGTACGTTGTCAAAGAGAGACTTCGCGCTAACGAACACCAAAAATGTGCATCTTCGGTTTGATCAGTAAAATCCAAATCTGTCAAGTTAGAGGAGCCGTGACTAAATTATTCGTTTGTCCATCTTCTTTTCCAATCGTTCAGGGGGCTACAGGCCTACTAAATTGACTCGAAGACATTTGTGTATCACTGTTAACATTTACAGTTTAACGTTATCTAAAAACGTCACTGCGTGAGCCTTCAGGTATTTCTTTCAGGCGTCTTTGTTGCCTAGGCTACGTTACCTGTCGCTTAAACGTTATAAAGCCCTCATGAAGTTTACCCAGGAAATTTCAAGCTTTACCTGTCACTCAACCAGACGCCGTTACGCTATTGGTCCgctggcagggagggggcagacagaACCCTCCCCCCTAGCCAGATGTGTGCGCCTCTCTCCTAGTCTGCACCCCTGGCCCCACAAGAGTACAGCCTCTTGCGGACTAGTTAGCTAGGCACACGGACGTTATCGGAATACCAGGCGGAGGCTCTGCAAGGCTAGCGCTGCGGACTGTCTCTACGGTGAGCCCTTGCGTCGATGGCATTTCTTGTCGGTTCGTTACAGTCCGGTCGCTCCTggagactgacacacactcctcaaacAGGTGGACCACTTCGGGCAGTTGTTTTGTGGATATCAGAAGTCTGAAAAGAAGGAACTAATTGGAACTAATCTGTACGCGTAATAGGTGATCGGAGTGGATACTGTTATTCATCGTTGCCATATGGATAACGAATCCGCATGATATTGGTTCATGATTGAGAAGCTCTAGGAGGGGCGTGGAATGAATTGAAATCGATTGCGTCTACTTGGATGTGAAACAACATAGATTTCTTTCCCCcagtccctgtctccctctcctcaccttcagCATGACTTCTCTCTCGGGGAGCAAAGAGAGGTCTGTGACCAGCAGGAGCAGAAAATACGGGGTAGGCTACACGTCTTCTTCATCGGTTGCGGTCTGATGGGTTTTCAGTCGCTGAAAGCTCACCTACCTTAGCTTACATTGTGTTACATGACACGAGTCTGTCTTACATTAGCTAATATATGTGCCTGGATTTACTTTTATGTAGCTAATCCTTTTAGGCTAGGTTGCATAGCCTATATTACTTGTGTTTGTGGTGTCAGTATTGTAGTCACAAGTTTTTGACGTTTTGATCATTTCTAGATATATTCTTCTATTGTTCCATAGATGACGGATACATCCCCGACCAAATCTGCCTCCTTCTCCCCGGAGACATGGTACCGGAAAGCGTACGAAGAGTCCCGTACCGGTGGCCGCCCTGCACCCGAGGGTGCCGGTTCCATGCCCAGTTCTACAGGCACACCTTCACCGGGATCGGGCACATCCTCCCCTGGGTCTTTCTCAGGGTCCCCCGGGACCATATCACCTGGGATCGGAACAGGCTCCCCGGGGTCACTGGGTGGCTCCCCCGGTTTTGGGACAGGGTCGCCCGGTTCAGCCAGCGGCAGCTCCCCGGGATCTGAGAGGGGAGTCTGGTGTGAGAACTGCAACGCTCGGCTGGCGGAGTTGAAACGGCAAGCCCTGAAGCTGCTCATTCCCGGTCCATACTCCAGCAAGGTAAAAGATGTTCTCGTTGCCCTTTGACTGTATAAGGCTATAGGCTCTTTACACCCACTGTCCCCCAGACTCAACTTTTTCATGGCTTATAGTGGAGTTAGTTGTTATTTTTTACGATTAATAGTTTACTTGATCATTCATTTAGCCGTTGATGGGAGGTGAACCGACGGTCATCGATGCGTGATGCTGCGCGAGCACGGCTCAGCTCTGCTCATGCACGTGCAGACTATTGCCTTCTGAGGCTGTCTGACAATTGGCATTATGCCAAACATGGTAATTTATTCGACAAATCGATCTGACTCAACTCATTTTATCCACAATCTAATCGGGCTCAACGCCAAAATCAATTAGACCTATTTTCTCTTTTATGCATCGTTTTGTTGGAGGATGAAAATGATTGATTAACATGAGAAATAGATTTTTTGTCCAAACGGGTATGTTTCAGCATTATTCAAACCATCTAGATTAGCATTATTAGGCTATTACAATTGTTGGGTAACATTCTTGATTCCTGTCCTGTTTCAATCAAAGCCAGTACTGAGAATCCTCTTTATAATCCCATCGCCTGAAAACCAATTTTTGTGTCTGTAACCTCGAGAGCGTTACAGGAGAAGGTGTTGTTGGCCGGCTAAGATTAGAGACTGCCGAGCGCCTCATTATCTGAGTGTAAACCGTGCAGAGGATTTCACACAGCCTTGCCAAGTTCAGTTTTTGGTGCCATGCCCAAAAACATGAACGTGTAGGCCACAGGCTACCCGCGGGAGACGTGAGCTGGGTTGGGgttggaagaagggaagagaggctgggaaTACTTAATTGGGTACAAATAGCAGCGTTCTGCGTGGCGCAGAGCGCGTATGTGTTGTAAACTGAGGTTGAATAGGAAATGCGTCATTATGTTGGCTATAAAGCTGCGGGGGTTTCGGGGCATCGTTAAGGCCTTGCAGGCGAACGGCTAAGGTTGGTTGGACAGGAGTAATTAAAACCGTTACTCTTGAGGTTGGTTGGTTGTACCTCACTGGTGTGCGTAATTTGTCCGTGTAGCCTTTCCCCACCTCTTTAAAGCATTCCGACTGACTTTCGCCATATAAAACGTTTAATGAAAcggttttttaaatgtatttttattcaggatgtaaaaaaaaaaagttttcacCTTTATTCTACGGGTAAGGGTAATCTAAGAGGGCGTCACGAGCGCAAGGGGAGGCATGACAATCTGGAACATCTGGGGTTCTACTCTCATCTCCACTCGATCTAACCCTTCCCTTATCTCCCTGTCATTAGGAGACCGAAGGCATTTCAGGAAACTAATTTCGTAAAATTAAGATCTGTGTGTTTATTGGcatgttctgtctttctgttggaCGGTCTTGTAATTAATTTCGTTTCCAGAATGCAGAGTGGTATATATCGTTTTTGGCGACTGAACTGGATTTTGTGGGTTTGCCTGCAATCAAAAGTATTTCGGAGAGCCCACGGAGGTGTTGAGCTGTTCCCAAGAGAGGCCGAGGGGGGCGCTGTAGAGCGGCAGACACAGGCGGGTAACTGGTCTAGATGGAGGACAAAACAATGGCCTGAACTGGTGGTAACATCCAGCAGTTTAGATTGAGAAATAGGAAATATCAAACGTCTCAAATGTCAGTCTTGCATATACAATTGATATCCACAATCAACATTAATAGCCAGAGAAGTGGTAATTTGCTGGGTAGGTGTGTGAGTTGATGGTGGTGAGGAagattttgtgtctgtgtgggtgtacggAGTTGGGTTCATAACAAGTTTACCTCTTTCTCACCCTGTTTAGCTCTCTTATTAAGTTGTAgcaggtgagaaagagagtgtgttgtatgtgtgtgtgtgtgtgtgtgtgtgtgtgtgtgtgtgagagagagagagagagagagagagagagagaaagaaagagagagagagagagagagagagagagagagagagagagagagagagagagaaagagaaagagaaagagagagataaatcagAATATTTAGAAGGAGTGAACATTGGATATTTCCCCATCTGAAATAGAATCCTTCAACACTTCCAACGATAAAACGATTGAGCGTCTCCATACACTAATCCCAGATTCAGTATCCatgtcccccccaccctcgcacccccccatccccccacccctccacccaccctcccacccccccacccctccaccttctccctgAGGGGGACGGGGTCATGAAGCTACTCCTACCCTCGTTGACAGAAAACAACTGGTATGCTAATCGTGACCTTCAGAGCGTGCTCGCAGGGCCCCCCCGCCGTGCCCCAGGATGTGTGACGAGAGGAGCCAAACACCGACACGCGCGGCGCTACGCTACGCGACGATGTGACCTGCTGCCAGGCTGTCTCGCCGTGGCCGTGTCGGAACACTGGCCCTCTTCTTGATCTGTGAACGCCGTGTCTGTCAGCGGGACTCTGGGATACAGCGTGGAGACGTgagaaacagatggagagagagagagaggtggggagagagacagcgagagagagagagagagagagagagagagagagggaaagagagagagggaaagagagagagggagggaaagaggtggggggagagacagcgagagagggagaaagagagagagagagagagagagagggaaagagagagagggaaagagagagagggaaagagagagagggagggagagaggtggggagagagacagcgagagagagagacagagagagggagagagagagaggtggggagagagacagcgagagagagagggagagagacacttaACAATGGGCTTCCTTATGGAAACATGTTGATTCGATTTCAGATctcagggagagtgagagaagaaggTATGGGAGAAGAGAATGAAGACTTACTCAGAAAGGGTTAGGTTAGAGAACAAGAaagcagagaagggggaggagaggaaaaggagaggagagaagagaggagtggaaagagaaggagagagaggagggaagggggaggagagggagaggagagaagagaggagtggaaagagaaggagagagaggagagaagagaggagtggaaagagaaggagagagaggagggaaggacggACGAATTGGAGAGTGCCTGTTTCAGGAAAGAAGAAAAACgaagaaggatagagagacacaggagagaggtgTCTAGGAGGAGAGCggtggtaatgtgtgtgtgtgtgtgtgtgtgtgtaaggcctATGGGGGGATCAGGGAGAGCGATGTGTGTTTTAAGTTTTATAGAGACACACTTGTAGCTGGAGGCTTAAAAGCACATCTGCTCCCCCAGATGAAGCCACTTATGGGCTTGGTGCcacttgtgtgtgttggcctCGACCCCCCGCCCCTTTCAGAAATGGTGAGCGGTCTGGTCTCGGTTAGTCGGGTTCGGTTCTGTAAagtgggccagtgtgtgtgtgtgttgtgtgtgtgcgtgtggtagcTATAAGGGAAACTGCTGGGAAAGTCCTTGGCTCAATTTGAAGGGTGTTTGACGTCAGTGTGGGTGACCTACACCTTAGGTAGAAaagactcacatacacactgcccTCGTGCTCTGCTGCGGCTCCAATACAGCCTCATTTGCTCTGTGGATATGAATAAATAATGAgcaatgaataataataatgaattaTTCATGCCTAATAATAGGCAGTTATGGTGCACATTTGAGGAGGCCATCCTGGTGTCAGAATCATGTGTAGATTCTCCAGTCCAGATGTGGATATGGGCCCTCTTACAGCTAGACGACCGTAACCACGGCGCCAGCTCTGTTGCTACGGCAGCAAGGTGTGACAGATGTGAGCAGCATACATATCTCAGTCAGCACTAATGTGCCTCTCATgtcagggtctgtgtgtgaatgtgtgtgtgtgtgttaatgtgctcTTCATGCTTCTCAGGTGAGGAAGGCATTACCATATAAAGAGGTCGCTTCGTCAATACGGTGAGAAGGGATGgatgggtgagaaagagaggggagagggagggagggagagatggaaggggtgCTGATGTCGGCTGAATTGAAGAGCTTCTCATTCACGTCCCTGGCCTTTTCCTACCAAACCCTTcttattctccctccctccctccccccccccctctgtctgtggGAGATGGTGTCACTGTAGTAGAGTGGCCTGTTATCTCCACAGTCCACAATAAGCAAGGGGAGAACACCTAtagatgccacacacacacacacacacacacacacacacacacacacacacacacacacacacacacacacacacacacacacacacacacacacacacacacacacacacacacacacacacacacacacacacacacacacacacacacacacacacacacacacacacacacacacacacacacacacacacacacacacacacacacacacacacacacacacacacacacacac
It encodes:
- the efcab2 gene encoding dynein regulatory complex protein 8; amino-acid sequence: MADDKDSAEAIVSDVHKKISEAFDVFDHGFNKTVDVREIGTIIRSLGCFPTEGELHDVIAEIEEEEPTGYVRFEKFLPTMTKVLMERRFRPIPEDLLLQAFEVLDQQKNGYLEPEKLTKYMTQEGEPFTQEEMDEMLSAARDPDKDVVFYKDFVSMMTVDDNR